Below is a window of Malania oleifera isolate guangnan ecotype guangnan chromosome 1, ASM2987363v1, whole genome shotgun sequence DNA.
GAAGAAAGCAAATTGTCAGGAAAACAAGGAGAGCTCTTCCATGCCCTAGCATGCAACTTCAGTATCTCCCTTGCCCTGTCCTTTGTCTTGTTCCCACAATCCACCTGCAGCACCAAGCACAGCTTTGCCACCACCCCCACCTGCAACATCTCCGCAAGAACACTTCGATTGGTCGAATGCTTCGAAACCGAAGAGAGCACCCTCACCGCCCTCTCCGTCCCGGCATGCGAAACCCTAAGTATCTTCTTCGACACCACGGCCAACCCGGCCCCGTGCCGCAGCAGCTCCGCCCTGCCCTCCGCGCACCCGCAGAGCTGGTCGAGCGCCACCAGCGCCATCTCGCAAACCCTCTTCTCCAGCGCCGAGTGGAGAAGGAGCTCGATGAGCACCACTACGGCCCCAGCATCGGCGGCCTTAATCCTATTCCTTCCCCACGGGCACAGCTCCATGAGAAGGCGCAATGCAGCCTTGGAGGCCTTCTGGGAGATGTGGTCCCGCAAGAGTTGCACAATTTCCACGAAGAACTCTTTTCTCAATCCCATGATCTGAGCAGGCTCGGCAACCTCGTACATGGATTGTAGCAGAAGAGCGGCGTAGGCTCGGGACTCGTAGCTGCCGCGTTGCAGGAGGACGATTAGGGAGTCGACGACGTCGTCTTTGAGGAGAATGTTCTTGAGGGCGGAGTCCGACACGTGGAGGTTGTGGAGGATGGTGACGGCGTCGGAGGCGATGTCGAGGTGGGTAGTGGTGTTGTTCTTGAGTAGGGAGGCGAGGAAGTCGACGACGCCGGCGGCCTCCAAGGAGCGTTTGTTGGCATCGCTTTCGGAGGCGAGGAGGCGGAGCTTGCGGAGGGAGGTAAGTTGGAGGTGGGGGGATTTGGCGTCGTCGAGGAGTTTGAGGATCTGGGATATGGTGGCGGGGGGTTTAGGGGTTGGGAAGCGCTCGATGCCGTGGGTGGCGTGGAGGGTGCACCAGGCTTGGATGAGGCGGCGGAGGGTGTGGTTGGGGGTGAGGTCAATGGTGTCGGGGAGGAGCTGTTTGGTGACGGGGCAGGTGGTGTTCTTGGCGGAGAAGAGCCATTTTTCGATGGAGTGGCGGTCGAAGGTGATGCCGGTGGAGAGGGCGACGGGGTCCTTCATGATTTCGAGAGAGATGGGGCAGAGGAAGTAGGGAGGGACTTCGATCTCATCTTCCATACTTGGGAAAATGAACTTGAAATTAATTGGTAATTAACTAGCTAATTAGTTAAGGAGAACCCAGATGGAGAAATCAAAAGCTTAGCGTACGTCGCTTTGGGCGATGAAATAGTTACAATTAAGGGGAAATCAAGATTAGATCTGAAGGAGAGCAGGAAGTGGAGGTGGTGGGGAGTTGTAGATCGGTCTGAGGACGTTAGCAGCAGAGTGGGTTGGGTTTTATACGGAGATGAAGATCTGATCCATCGAGCGAGAGAGATTCAAAATGAGAAAGTCAAAACACGGAAaaaacacagagagagagagagagagagagagagggaagactTTTCAAAACATGTGGATGCGAGGCGGGGGTGGGTGGCTGTGGCTGTGGGCTGTGGCTGTGAaggcagaagaagaagaagtaataAATTTTACGTGGTCATGTTAATATGTAGAGAGGGGTTTTAAGCTTTAAGGGACGGGGGCCGTGGGTTTGGGTTGGATTTCGGTGACTGCTGGTGGGGCAGACAAATAGGACACGTTCCCGGCGGCCTACCCTCCGAGTCATACCCTGTCACTCGCCCTCTCATGCTCATCCCCAGCTAAGTACCCCTTTTAGAAGTTTTGACCGTCACACGCCACCACTGAGCTTGGGTCAACTGCACCCCacctttttcttattattattattattttaaaaataaaattctgcACTTCTCTTCTAATTCTTAATACATATCACTTGGTAACTTTTTATTGAACAAgaaaaaattcccaaaattttATGTTTCGATATTctgatattttttataataaatttacaaatttaaatttgagattttaaatttattcttttcaatatcataatatatataagtaaaaaTTATGAAATGCTCCCCAATGGGCATGGTGCGGTAGAAAGACATCAACACGTAAGAAGGAGTATTGAGgattcaattccaggtagatacactcacggaatcAGTGGTACATgtgaatggtgagaatttattCTGTAAGCCAATGGGAACTGTGGATGATGAGAGTTTGCTTTGTGAGCTTATGAAAAATCAGTCTCAGTTTaacaacagcagcagcaacagAAGTATATCTGGTGCAGCAGCAGCCTAACATCAAACTCACCAAACAGTTTCATTCGTATAGCAGCAATAGAAAActgattgtattttttttttttttttgttagttaATTAGTTTTTATTCCTTCACCAGATTCATACATGAATCTGTTAAgctgaatgtatatatatacattttgtattgttattttttattcattGAATGAAATCAGTTTTCTTCATCAAGATTGATttcttatatggtatcagagcttcttGTTCTCCATTGTTACCTTCTTCGAGTTCCTTTTCTTTAGTTACTGTGTTCTACGAGCTTCTTCAATGGTGGAAATAATAGCTAATACTTCCAACATAGAGGCTTCATCTTCTTTGCAAGATTCATATAATATTAGTGATCCTTTGTTCTTGCATTCTGGCGAAAATCTAGGAGCAATTCTCCCTTCTCAACCATTGATTGGTGGAGAAAATTATCCAGCCTGGGCAAGATCAGTGAGGAAATCTCTAATTGCCAAAAACAAGTTAGGATTTATTGATGGATCTTTAACCATTTCTTCACCACTGGTGAATTCTCCAAATGCTATTTAAGCATGGGTTCGTGCTGATAATATGGTAGGTACATGGATCATTAATTCTGTTTCACCAAAGCTTCAAGGTAGTATTATCTATAGAGATACTGTTTTAGAAATCTGGACTGATCTTCGAGACACTTTCAGTCAAGGAAATGGGACCAAGATCTTCAATATTCAGAAGCAAATTGCTGAGATTCATCACGGAGAGCTGTCACTCACTAATTATTTCACTTAGCTCAAGATTTTATGGGATCAATTGCAGAATTTGAATCCATTTCCTCAATGTACTTGTGGTCAGTGCATGTGTGGGATTAATCAAAATTTACAGAATCTTCAAGCTAAGGAGTTCACTATGAAATTTCTCATGGGAGTGAATGATGTTTTCTCTCAAGTAAGAACTCAAATTTTATTAATGGATCATTTGCCTTTTGTCAATAAGGTACATTCTTTGTTCATTCAAGAAGAAATGTGGAGGTCTGTGCATAATGTTGTTAGAGTTGAATCCACTGCTCTGGCAACCAAGAATCTGGAACCAATATTATAGGCAAAGAAAGGCCCTTATGCACTCACTGTGGAAAGTTAGGTCATACCATCAACAAATGCTATAAGCTGCATGGTTTTCCACCAGGTTTCAAGTTCAAGAACAATAAATATGCCACTGCTCATCAAGTTTCATCTAATAATGACCTCATTCAAAGGCAT
It encodes the following:
- the LOC131150476 gene encoding E3 ubiquitin-protein ligase PUB23-like; protein product: MEDEIEVPPYFLCPISLEIMKDPVALSTGITFDRHSIEKWLFSAKNTTCPVTKQLLPDTIDLTPNHTLRRLIQAWCTLHATHGIERFPTPKPPATISQILKLLDDAKSPHLQLTSLRKLRLLASESDANKRSLEAAGVVDFLASLLKNNTTTHLDIASDAVTILHNLHVSDSALKNILLKDDVVDSLIVLLQRGSYESRAYAALLLQSMYEVAEPAQIMGLRKEFFVEIVQLLRDHISQKASKAALRLLMELCPWGRNRIKAADAGAVVVLIELLLHSALEKRVCEMALVALDQLCGCAEGRAELLRHGAGLAVVSKKILRVSHAGTERAVRVLSSVSKHSTNRSVLAEMLQVGVVAKLCLVLQVDCGNKTKDRAREILKLHARAWKSSPCFPDNLLSSYPS